In Alphaproteobacteria bacterium, the DNA window CCCCCCATGCATGCCATACATGCCAACAGCATGTACTTCATCAAGATAAGTAAGCGCATTATATTGGTCAGCCAAATCACATAGGGCAGAAATAGGGGCAATATCCCCATCCATAGAATATACAGATTCAAAAACGATAATTTTTGGTCGATTTTTATCAGTTCTGCCTAATAATTGCTGTAAATGATCAACATCATTATGGCGGAAAATATGTTTTTCAGCCCCAGAAGAACGTATCGCCGCAATAATCGACGCATGATTCAAAGCATCTGAATAAACAACACAATTTGGCAAAAGCCGAATTAATGTGCCCAAAGCTGCTTCATTACTGACATAGCCTGATGAAAATAAAAGGCCATTTTCTTTCTGGTGTAAGGATGCTAATTCTTCTTCTAATTCTGACAATAAATAATGATTGCCCGCGATGTTTCTGGTCCCACCAGATCCGGCCCCATAATGATCCAACGCATTTTTCATCGCTGTTAAAACGGATGGGTGTTGACCCATACCAAGATAATCATTACTACACCACACCGTAATATCGCGAGGTTTGCTATTTGGTGATGCATAATAAAAAGCTTTGGGGAAATTACCCGGATCGCGTTTTATCTTAGTAAAAATCCGATAACGGCCTTCGGCTTTTAATTGATTGATTTGTTCTGAAAAAAAAGTTTCGTAATCCATAAAAAAACCATTCGTTTATTAATTTTTATCATACTCTTTTTCATAAATCCAATTCAAGGTATCATTTAACCCCATTTTTATTTTATCGATTAAGTCTGTTATTTGTTCTTCATTAATAATTAACGGGGGACAACAGGCAATTGTATCTTGAATATTTCGTAAAATAAGCCCATGTTTTTGCAAAAAACGTATCATTTCTGTACCTATAGCTAAGTTTGCAGGGAATGATTCTTTTATTTTTTTATTTTTAACAAGTTCAATCCCGCCCAATAAACCAATACCACGAATCTCCCCCACTAAAGGATGATCTATCAAACTTTGTAGGCCTTGTTGAAACAAAGACGACATTTTTTGGACATGGCTTACAATATCAATTTCTTGATATATTTTTAAAGTTTCACACGCAACAGCTGCACCTACCGGATGACCAGAATAGGTAAAACCATGACCAAAGGTTCCTATCTTATTACTATTGTCACGAATAATATTGTAAATTTTTTCATTAATCAATAATGCTCCTATAGGTACATAAGCAGATGATAAAGCTTTAGCCATCGTTATCATATCAGGTTTTAAATCAAATGTGGTTGTCCCAAACATTTGACCTGTGCGACCAAATCCACAAATAACTTCGTCCACAATAAATAAAATATCATGACGGCATAAAATCTCTTGAATTTTTTCAAAATAAGTGGGTGGCGGCACAATGACACCCCCTGCACCCATAACCGGCTCAGCAATAAAAGCTGCGATGGTTTCTG includes these proteins:
- the hemA gene encoding 5-aminolevulinate synthase → MDYETFFSEQINQLKAEGRYRIFTKIKRDPGNFPKAFYYASPNSKPRDITVWCSNDYLGMGQHPSVLTAMKNALDHYGAGSGGTRNIAGNHYLLSELEEELASLHQKENGLLFSSGYVSNEAALGTLIRLLPNCVVYSDALNHASIIAAIRSSGAEKHIFRHNDVDHLQQLLGRTDKNRPKIIVFESVYSMDGDIAPISALCDLADQYNALTYLDEVHAVGMYGMHGGGISEEENLTSRLTIIEGTLGKAFGTMGGYITGSKTLIDVIRSYAPGFIFTTSLPPVIAAGALAAIRYLKHDHHLRIMQKNIVHQVKTKFIEAGLPLIPSTSHIVPLKIGDPIKCKKLADALLNDHGIYVQPINYPTVPRGTERLRITPTPLHTDFMINQLVDALIFEYQKLSLLKAA
- a CDS encoding aspartate aminotransferase family protein, which gives rise to MIFNSWSARDKKAQLHSYTNALKHEEMGPFVVESGKGIYVFDDEGRSYIEGMAGLWCTSLGFNQPRLVDAAKKQMEQLPFYHNFTHKTSTVSIELAEALLKISPVPMSKAYFTTSGSEANDTAMKIVWYYNNALNRPRKKKIISRIKAYHGVTIATASLTGLANNHNDFDLPISGIIHTDCPHYYRYGHEGETIEEFSQRCADNLETLIQKEDPETIAAFIAEPVMGAGGVIVPPPTYFEKIQEILCRHDILFIVDEVICGFGRTGQMFGTTTFDLKPDMITMAKALSSAYVPIGALLINEKIYNIIRDNSNKIGTFGHGFTYSGHPVGAAVACETLKIYQEIDIVSHVQKMSSLFQQGLQSLIDHPLVGEIRGIGLLGGIELVKNKKIKESFPANLAIGTEMIRFLQKHGLILRNIQDTIACCPPLIINEEQITDLIDKIKMGLNDTLNWIYEKEYDKN